From a single Couchioplanes caeruleus genomic region:
- a CDS encoding EI24 domain-containing protein, with protein sequence MAKSQLGPGGALREFFTGAGLLGRGLGLVLRNPRLLGLGLLPALLAGLLYAAALVTLAVFVDDLAGAVTWFADDWSSPWRGVVRFVAGAALLGLGGLLGVLTFTAVTLLIGDPFYEKISGVVESRYGGVPDEAEVPLLRSLGRSLRDSLRLIGLSILFAIPLFLAGFLPVVGQTVVPVVGAAIGGWLLAVELTGVPFQRRDKRLRDRRQALAGRRPLALGFGVAVFLCFLIPLGAVLLMPAAVAGAALLSRKVLGLPAEIVTTSPL encoded by the coding sequence GTGGCGAAGTCTCAGCTGGGCCCGGGCGGCGCGCTCCGGGAATTCTTCACCGGTGCCGGCCTGCTCGGCCGTGGGCTCGGTCTGGTGCTGCGCAACCCGCGGCTGCTCGGTCTCGGCCTGCTGCCCGCCCTGCTGGCCGGCCTGCTGTACGCGGCGGCCCTCGTGACGCTCGCCGTCTTCGTCGACGACCTGGCGGGGGCGGTCACCTGGTTCGCCGACGACTGGTCCTCGCCGTGGCGCGGGGTGGTCCGGTTCGTGGCGGGCGCCGCGCTGCTCGGCCTCGGCGGCCTGCTCGGTGTGCTGACCTTCACCGCGGTCACCCTGCTGATCGGTGACCCGTTCTACGAGAAGATCTCCGGCGTGGTGGAGAGCCGCTACGGGGGCGTACCGGACGAGGCCGAGGTGCCGCTGCTGCGTTCGCTGGGCCGCAGCCTGCGCGACTCGCTGCGGCTCATCGGCCTGTCGATCCTCTTCGCGATCCCGCTGTTCCTCGCCGGTTTCCTGCCGGTGGTCGGGCAGACGGTGGTGCCGGTGGTCGGCGCGGCGATCGGCGGCTGGCTGCTCGCCGTGGAGCTCACCGGCGTGCCGTTCCAGCGCCGCGACAAGCGGCTCCGGGACCGGCGGCAGGCGCTGGCCGGGCGGCGGCCGCTGGCGCTCGGCTTCGGCGTCGCGGTGTTCCTGTGCTTCCTGATCCCGCTGGGCGCGGTGCTGCTGATGCCGGCGGCGGTCGCCGGGGCGGCGCTGCTCTCGCGCAAGGTGCTCGGCCTGCCCGCGGAGATCGTGACGACCAGCCCGCTGTAG
- a CDS encoding LacI family DNA-binding transcriptional regulator yields MVTRERPTLEAVARRAGVSRATVSRVVNGSTTVAVAIRDAVNQAVEELGYVPNQAARSLVTQRTESIALILPETASRVFSDDMFFPAVIRGVSTELEAADKQLVLMMAGSAASHDRVERYAMAGHVDGVMFASMHGADPLPGALARLGIPVVCSGRPMTPAELPVPYVDVDHIGGVVAAVRHLLATGHRRIATIAGPQDMVAGIDRLTGYRTALKEAGLAEHVAVGDFTRDSGVLAMRRLLADDPDLDAVFVASDMMAHGALQALKDAGRRVPGDVAVIGFDDFEISRLSDPPLTTVRQPIVDMGRTMARQMLGLVDHRRDVPAAVVLPTELVVRASA; encoded by the coding sequence ATGGTGACGCGGGAGCGGCCGACACTCGAGGCGGTGGCCAGACGGGCCGGGGTCTCGCGGGCGACCGTCTCCCGCGTCGTGAACGGCTCGACCACGGTGGCGGTCGCGATCCGCGACGCGGTCAACCAGGCCGTCGAGGAGCTCGGGTACGTCCCCAACCAGGCCGCCCGCAGCCTGGTGACGCAGCGTACGGAGTCGATCGCGCTGATCCTGCCGGAGACCGCCAGCCGGGTGTTCTCCGACGACATGTTCTTCCCCGCCGTGATCCGCGGCGTGAGCACGGAGCTCGAGGCGGCCGACAAGCAGCTCGTGCTGATGATGGCGGGGTCCGCGGCCAGCCACGACCGGGTCGAGCGGTACGCGATGGCCGGCCACGTCGACGGCGTCATGTTCGCCTCCATGCACGGCGCGGACCCGCTGCCCGGAGCCCTGGCCAGGCTCGGCATCCCCGTGGTGTGCAGCGGCCGGCCGATGACCCCCGCCGAGCTGCCGGTGCCCTACGTCGACGTGGATCACATCGGCGGGGTGGTCGCGGCCGTACGCCACCTGCTCGCCACCGGGCACCGCCGGATCGCCACGATCGCCGGCCCGCAGGACATGGTGGCGGGCATCGACCGGCTGACCGGCTACCGCACGGCGCTCAAGGAGGCCGGCCTGGCCGAGCACGTGGCGGTGGGCGACTTCACCCGCGACTCCGGCGTCCTGGCGATGCGCCGCCTGCTCGCCGACGACCCGGACCTGGACGCGGTCTTCGTGGCCTCGGACATGATGGCCCACGGGGCGCTGCAGGCCCTCAAGGACGCCGGTCGCCGGGTCCCGGGCGACGTGGCGGTCATCGGCTTCGACGACTTCGAGATCAGCCGCCTCAGCGACCCGCCGCTGACCACGGTCCGGCAGCCGATCGTCGACATGGGACGGACCATGGCCCGGCAGATGCTCGGCCTGGTCGACCACCGCCGCGACGTCCCGGCCGCAGTGGTCCTGCCCACCGAGCTGGTCGTCCGCGCCTCCGCCTGA
- a CDS encoding GH1 family beta-glucosidase, translating into MTATVEVEESGEPLASGLKFPDGFVWGAATASYQIEGAANEDGRGPSIWDTFSRTPERVYAGHTGDVACDHYHRYVDDVALMADLGLGSYRYSIAWPRIQPDGTGPVNTRGLDFYDRLTDELIGKGIDPVVTLYHWDLPQTLQDRGGWTVRETAEAFAEYAAIVHARLGDRVRTWTTLNEPWCSAYLGYGSGVHAPGIQDPASVFKAVHHLLLGHGLAARALRSAGAQTVSITLNPASVSPLDPANPADVDAARIVDGLNNRIFLDPLFRGAYPEDMRELMARFTDLSHIREGDEAIINAPIDVLGVNFYTPTYVSAQPGEPAKLDSPGTEGVAFRAPVGPITDIGWQIEPAALTRLLDRIHADYGVPMMITENGAAYPDGPSPETGEVRDTNRIEYLDGHLRACLDAISHGVDLRGYFAWSLMDNFEWAEGYKMRFGLVHVDYSTQQRVPKDSAKWYREVIRRNGLSDRDRIGE; encoded by the coding sequence ATGACGGCAACCGTCGAGGTGGAAGAGAGCGGTGAACCCCTGGCCTCCGGCCTGAAGTTCCCCGACGGCTTCGTCTGGGGTGCGGCGACCGCGTCGTACCAGATCGAGGGCGCGGCGAACGAGGACGGCCGGGGCCCGTCGATCTGGGACACGTTCAGCCGTACGCCGGAACGGGTGTACGCGGGCCACACCGGTGACGTGGCGTGCGACCACTACCACCGCTACGTCGACGACGTGGCGCTGATGGCGGACCTGGGGCTGGGCTCGTACCGGTACTCGATCGCCTGGCCGCGCATCCAGCCGGACGGCACCGGCCCGGTCAACACCCGGGGCCTGGACTTCTACGACCGGCTCACCGACGAGCTGATCGGCAAGGGCATCGACCCCGTCGTCACGCTCTACCACTGGGACCTGCCGCAGACGCTGCAGGACCGCGGCGGCTGGACGGTCCGGGAGACCGCGGAGGCGTTCGCCGAGTACGCCGCCATCGTGCACGCGCGCCTCGGCGACCGCGTACGCACGTGGACGACGCTCAACGAGCCCTGGTGCTCGGCGTACCTCGGCTACGGCAGCGGCGTGCACGCCCCCGGCATCCAGGACCCGGCGTCGGTCTTCAAGGCCGTGCACCACCTGCTGCTCGGGCACGGTCTCGCGGCCCGGGCGCTGCGCTCGGCCGGCGCGCAGACGGTCAGCATCACGCTCAACCCGGCGTCGGTCTCGCCGCTGGACCCGGCGAACCCGGCCGACGTCGACGCCGCCCGCATCGTGGACGGGCTGAACAACCGGATCTTCCTGGACCCGCTGTTCCGCGGCGCGTACCCGGAGGACATGCGCGAGCTCATGGCGCGCTTCACCGACCTCAGCCACATCCGGGAGGGCGACGAGGCGATCATCAACGCCCCGATCGACGTGCTCGGTGTGAACTTCTACACCCCCACGTACGTCTCGGCGCAGCCCGGCGAGCCCGCCAAGCTGGACAGCCCGGGGACCGAGGGCGTCGCGTTCCGCGCACCGGTCGGCCCGATCACCGACATCGGCTGGCAGATCGAGCCCGCCGCGCTGACCCGGCTGCTGGACCGCATCCACGCCGACTACGGCGTGCCGATGATGATCACGGAGAACGGCGCGGCGTACCCGGACGGCCCGTCGCCCGAGACCGGCGAGGTGCGCGACACCAACCGCATCGAGTACCTGGACGGCCACCTGCGCGCCTGCCTGGACGCCATTTCCCACGGGGTTGACCTTCGGGGATACTTCGCGTGGTCTTTGATGGACAATTTCGAATGGGCCGAGGGCTACAAGATGCGCTTCGGGCTCGTGCACGTGGACTACTCCACGCAGCAGCGGGTCCCGAAGGACAGCGCCAAGTGGTACCGGGAGGTGATCCGGCGCAACGGTCTGAGCGACCGGGACCGGATCGGGGAGTGA
- a CDS encoding maleylpyruvate isomerase family mycothiol-dependent enzyme produces the protein MNRLNATKDFWLAALRADGPALQDAVAETGPDAAVPACPDWTVADLTEHLTSVLRWVRELAPRGVLDRPAARTVPDPRPAWPEALDQLRREMTGAIETLDALDPDLPSWTWPAQAKKAGFWQRRIAHEVSVHRWDAEQAAGRATPIETKLAADGVNEVLDTWLPAGYRKGPTDLHGVVHLTATDASYEWFVRLRGAGIALLDTGTILDTDDHHPRAEASGTASDLLLTLMGRLETDKLTVVGDPRLISALRAG, from the coding sequence ATGAACAGGCTCAATGCGACGAAGGACTTCTGGCTGGCCGCCCTGCGCGCCGACGGTCCGGCGCTGCAGGACGCTGTCGCCGAGACCGGTCCGGACGCCGCCGTGCCGGCATGTCCGGACTGGACGGTCGCCGATCTCACCGAGCACCTCACCTCCGTGCTGCGCTGGGTGCGCGAGCTCGCGCCGCGGGGCGTGCTGGACCGGCCCGCCGCCCGCACGGTCCCGGACCCGCGGCCGGCCTGGCCGGAAGCGCTGGACCAGCTGCGCCGGGAGATGACCGGGGCGATCGAGACGCTGGACGCCCTGGACCCGGACCTGCCGTCCTGGACCTGGCCGGCGCAGGCCAAGAAGGCCGGCTTCTGGCAGCGCCGGATCGCGCACGAGGTCTCGGTGCACCGCTGGGACGCCGAGCAGGCCGCCGGGCGCGCCACCCCGATCGAGACGAAGCTGGCCGCCGACGGCGTGAACGAGGTGCTGGACACCTGGCTGCCGGCGGGCTACCGCAAGGGCCCGACGGACCTGCACGGCGTCGTGCATCTCACCGCCACGGACGCAAGTTACGAGTGGTTCGTCCGGCTGCGGGGCGCCGGCATCGCCCTGCTCGACACTGGGACGATCCTCGACACCGACGACCACCACCCGCGCGCGGAGGCCTCCGGGACCGCCAGTGACCTGCTCCTGACGCTGATGGGCCGCCTCGAAACGGACAAACTGACCGTCGTCGGCGACCCTCGGCTGATCTCTGCGCTGCGCGCCGGCTGA
- a CDS encoding UDP-N-acetylmuramate dehydrogenase, with translation MPDVSADPPAAAPAAHASSLAAYTTLRLGGPAGALTVATETDEVVETLRAAARKGETVLVLSGGSNVVIGDEGFPGTVLLVRTRGVEVIDRDARGALVRVAAGEPWDDFVADTLARGLSGLEALSGIPGSAGATPIQNVGAYGQEVARTIEAVHVYDRADDQVKVMSLPECRFAYRSSVFKHNDRWAVLHVDFRLAESAESAPVKYAELARHLGVEVGERVGADRVREAVLKLRASKGMVLDAEDPDTRSVGSFFTNPVLSAQEWAAVQDRLADLGEPPSWPAPNGTVKVPAAWLIEKAGFGKGYAGRDGVAISAKHTLALTNRGGGTTEALLDLAREIRNGVRDRFGVVLHPEPVLVRCAL, from the coding sequence GTGCCTGACGTTAGTGCTGACCCGCCAGCCGCCGCACCCGCTGCGCATGCCAGTTCGCTGGCGGCGTACACGACGCTACGCCTCGGTGGCCCGGCCGGAGCCCTGACGGTGGCCACTGAAACGGACGAAGTGGTGGAAACCCTGCGCGCGGCCGCGCGTAAAGGGGAAACCGTCCTGGTGCTGTCGGGCGGCAGCAACGTCGTGATCGGCGACGAGGGATTCCCCGGAACAGTGCTGCTCGTGCGCACCCGCGGCGTCGAGGTGATCGACCGGGACGCCCGCGGCGCGCTGGTACGGGTGGCGGCCGGCGAGCCGTGGGACGACTTCGTGGCCGACACGCTCGCCCGGGGCCTGTCCGGGCTCGAGGCGCTCTCCGGCATCCCCGGTTCCGCCGGCGCGACCCCGATCCAGAACGTCGGCGCGTACGGGCAGGAGGTGGCCCGCACGATCGAGGCGGTGCACGTCTACGACCGCGCGGACGACCAGGTCAAGGTCATGTCGCTGCCCGAGTGCCGGTTCGCGTACCGGTCGAGCGTCTTCAAGCACAACGACCGGTGGGCGGTGCTGCACGTCGACTTCCGGCTGGCCGAGTCCGCGGAGTCCGCGCCGGTCAAGTACGCCGAGCTCGCCCGGCACCTCGGGGTCGAGGTGGGCGAGCGGGTCGGGGCCGACCGGGTCCGCGAGGCCGTGCTGAAGCTGCGGGCGAGCAAGGGCATGGTGCTCGACGCGGAGGACCCCGACACCCGGTCGGTGGGCTCGTTCTTCACCAACCCGGTGCTGTCGGCGCAGGAGTGGGCGGCGGTCCAGGACCGGCTCGCCGACCTCGGCGAGCCGCCGAGCTGGCCGGCCCCGAACGGCACGGTCAAGGTGCCGGCCGCCTGGCTCATCGAGAAGGCGGGCTTCGGCAAGGGGTACGCCGGCCGCGACGGGGTGGCGATCTCGGCCAAGCACACGCTCGCGCTGACCAACCGCGGCGGCGGGACCACCGAGGCCCTGCTGGACCTGGCCCGGGAGATCCGCAACGGCGTGCGCGACCGGTTCGGCGTCGTCCTGCACCCGGAACCGGTCCTGGTCCGCTGCGCTCTCTGA
- a CDS encoding CAP domain-containing protein, giving the protein MFDSVRRIAAAAAPAALLALIATPAYAGTTVPAAAARPTTEQVLMDDVIARTNEERALAGCDPLGVEQELMVASVRQSHYMAATGDFGHIGWRGSTFQTRSRAAGYPFVAGENIAWGFSDPAEVMDAWMASPEHRRNILNCDARSFGAGVQRAANGTLYWTQVFGWR; this is encoded by the coding sequence GTGTTCGACTCCGTACGCCGTATCGCCGCCGCGGCCGCACCGGCCGCCCTGCTGGCCCTGATCGCGACCCCCGCGTACGCCGGAACCACGGTGCCCGCGGCAGCGGCGCGGCCGACCACCGAGCAGGTGCTCATGGACGACGTCATCGCGCGGACCAACGAGGAGCGCGCATTGGCCGGATGCGATCCGCTCGGCGTCGAGCAGGAACTGATGGTCGCCTCGGTACGCCAGAGCCACTACATGGCCGCCACCGGCGACTTCGGCCACATCGGCTGGCGTGGTTCCACCTTCCAGACCCGCTCGCGGGCGGCCGGCTACCCCTTCGTGGCCGGGGAGAACATCGCCTGGGGCTTCTCGGACCCGGCCGAGGTGATGGACGCGTGGATGGCCAGCCCGGAGCACCGCCGGAACATCCTCAACTGCGACGCGCGCTCGTTCGGCGCCGGGGTGCAGCGGGCCGCGAACGGCACCCTCTACTGGACGCAGGTCTTCGGCTGGCGCTGA
- a CDS encoding sensor histidine kinase, producing the protein MRSPTNAFALQARFLAVISHELRTPLTTIASFTESLDTDDLAPAERSVALAAVRRNTDRMLALVADLMVVSRLQTGDLALRPGPVRLGSVIQEAADLLASREPYTAATVRAEAGPPTSADAALLRDLFYAVIGTVASGAADRSATVSAAADASGWTVTVVAREAEKLTDEYLMAGMLADPEPPHRRRSTALWMLLAEAIAARHGGSVALTYDPATGAGAEVRLPAAIPTD; encoded by the coding sequence GTGCGATCCCCCACGAACGCCTTCGCGCTACAGGCCCGGTTCCTCGCGGTCATCTCGCACGAGCTGCGTACGCCCCTGACGACCATCGCCTCGTTCACCGAGAGCCTCGACACCGACGACCTCGCACCCGCCGAGCGTTCCGTGGCGCTGGCCGCCGTACGCCGCAACACCGACCGCATGCTCGCGCTGGTCGCCGACCTCATGGTGGTGAGCCGGCTGCAGACCGGCGACCTCGCGCTGCGCCCCGGCCCGGTCCGGCTCGGCAGCGTGATCCAGGAGGCGGCGGACCTGCTGGCCAGCCGCGAGCCGTACACCGCGGCCACCGTCCGGGCCGAGGCGGGGCCGCCGACATCCGCCGACGCGGCCCTGCTGCGGGACCTCTTCTACGCGGTGATCGGCACGGTGGCCAGCGGCGCCGCCGACCGCTCCGCCACGGTCAGCGCCGCGGCGGACGCCTCCGGCTGGACGGTGACGGTGGTGGCCCGGGAGGCGGAGAAGCTCACCGACGAGTACCTCATGGCCGGCATGCTGGCCGATCCCGAGCCGCCGCACCGGCGCCGCAGCACGGCCCTGTGGATGCTGCTGGCCGAGGCGATCGCGGCCCGGCACGGCGGGTCGGTGGCGCTGACCTACGACCCCGCGACGGGCGCCGGCGCCGAGGTCCGGCTACCGGCGGCCATCCCCACAGATTGA
- a CDS encoding response regulator transcription factor yields the protein MSRLLVVEDDPDIALALRLLFSRAGYEVAHAGDGRTGLKEAYAEHPDLVVLDVGLPEMDGWQVLERLRDVSDVPVLVLTAHGQEAEKVRGLRGGADDYLTKPFANNELLARVEALLRRSSSGQNSWASQIYDDGLVHLDPTKRRVYVKGEEKRLTPTEFRLLNALVRHAGAVLSPNQLLTQAWDDPTGIGQERVKFAVLRLRRKLGWSDPDESPIESVRGFGYRYRRPGGDT from the coding sequence ATGAGCAGACTGCTCGTGGTCGAGGACGACCCGGACATCGCCCTGGCGCTGCGGCTGCTGTTCAGCCGTGCCGGGTACGAGGTGGCACACGCCGGCGACGGGCGTACCGGTCTGAAGGAGGCGTACGCCGAGCACCCCGACCTGGTCGTGCTCGACGTCGGCCTGCCGGAGATGGACGGCTGGCAGGTGCTCGAACGGCTGCGGGACGTCTCGGACGTACCCGTGCTGGTGCTGACCGCGCACGGCCAGGAGGCCGAGAAGGTCCGCGGCCTGCGCGGCGGCGCCGACGACTACCTGACCAAGCCGTTCGCCAACAACGAGCTGCTGGCCCGGGTGGAGGCGCTGCTGCGCCGCTCGTCCAGCGGGCAGAACAGCTGGGCCAGCCAGATCTACGACGACGGCCTGGTGCACCTGGACCCCACGAAGCGCCGGGTCTACGTCAAGGGCGAGGAGAAGCGCCTCACCCCCACGGAGTTCCGGCTGCTGAACGCGCTCGTCCGGCACGCCGGCGCGGTGCTGAGCCCCAACCAGCTGCTCACCCAGGCCTGGGACGACCCCACGGGCATCGGGCAGGAGCGCGTCAAGTTCGCCGTGCTGCGGCTGCGCCGCAAGCTCGGCTGGTCGGATCCCGATGAGTCCCCGATCGAATCGGTACGCGGTTTCGGCTACCGCTACCGCCGCCCGGGCGGCGACACCTGA
- a CDS encoding chemotaxis protein CheW: MEDLGEIVGEFLMESHENLDQIDRDLVALEQDPSSRDLISRIFRAIHTIKGTSGFLAFTRLETLAHAGESLLSRLRDGVQPVTPTTITTLLATIDGVRSLLEAIEQNGSEGDVDVDSIIAAVHAQMNAPGDAAPATAPAATAEPAAAPEPLEERPVRPAPEPVEDQRRPLGEILVETGAAQAADVGSALQSQLEGDERKLGTILLEEGKTQPAAVSEALQAQTPKRSVADSAIRVDVDLLDTLMNMVGELVLARNQLVRGVMEIGDSGLVRSAQRLGMITSELQEGIMKTRMQPIEHIWSKLPRVIRDLSQSLGKRVELVMEGKETELDRSLLEAVKDPLTHLVRNAVDHGIEDTDRRVAAGKSPEGTLTLRAYHEGGHVAVEVADDGAGMDVDRIAQKAVEKGLLRPEQVANMDKREIMAMVFQPGFSTATKVTNVSGRGVGMDVVKTNIERIGGAVSVDSTLGQGTVWRLTIPLTLAIIQALTVDCGDQRYVVPQVAVLELVFIDGQSTKIEYASGAPVYRLRGKLLPLVRLDRTLGLDPGGDQGVYIMVLQADGRRFGLVVDRVLNTEEVVVKALNSRFKDIGLYAGATILGDGKVGLILDVSSLARRSHLAVDSERENLVGASRSTGAAGTGERLLITAVGERRVAIPLDTVTRLEEFPRDRIEHAGSREVVQYRGQILPLVRLSHLLGAYSEVEEGDTVSVVVYSEGGRSVALVVDRIVDIAENSTTARRDAEEDGLVGTAVIQQRVTELLDVRRAILAADPNFYNDMAGDEMLVEA; this comes from the coding sequence TTGGAAGACCTTGGCGAGATCGTCGGCGAATTCCTCATGGAGAGCCACGAGAACCTGGATCAGATCGACCGGGACCTCGTGGCGCTGGAACAGGACCCGTCGTCCCGCGACCTGATCTCCCGCATCTTCCGGGCGATCCACACGATCAAGGGCACGAGCGGCTTCCTGGCCTTCACCCGGCTGGAGACGCTGGCCCACGCGGGTGAGTCGCTGCTGTCCCGGCTGCGCGACGGTGTCCAGCCGGTCACGCCGACGACGATCACCACGCTGCTGGCGACGATCGACGGCGTACGGTCGCTGCTGGAGGCCATCGAGCAGAACGGCTCCGAGGGTGACGTCGACGTCGACAGCATCATCGCGGCGGTACACGCGCAGATGAACGCCCCCGGCGACGCGGCCCCCGCGACGGCTCCCGCCGCCACGGCCGAGCCGGCCGCCGCCCCCGAGCCGCTCGAGGAGCGCCCGGTCCGCCCGGCGCCCGAGCCGGTCGAGGATCAGCGCCGCCCGCTCGGCGAGATCCTCGTCGAGACCGGCGCCGCCCAGGCCGCCGACGTCGGCTCCGCGCTGCAGTCGCAGCTGGAGGGCGACGAGCGCAAGCTCGGCACGATCCTGCTCGAGGAGGGCAAGACGCAGCCGGCCGCGGTCAGCGAGGCCCTGCAGGCGCAGACCCCGAAGCGCAGCGTCGCCGACAGCGCCATCCGCGTCGACGTGGACCTGCTCGACACCCTGATGAACATGGTGGGTGAGCTCGTGCTCGCCCGTAACCAGCTCGTCCGCGGCGTGATGGAGATCGGCGACTCCGGCCTCGTCCGCAGCGCCCAGCGGCTCGGCATGATCACCTCGGAGCTGCAAGAGGGGATCATGAAGACCCGCATGCAGCCGATCGAGCACATCTGGTCGAAGCTGCCGCGGGTCATCCGGGACCTCTCCCAGTCCCTCGGCAAGCGCGTCGAGCTGGTGATGGAGGGCAAGGAGACCGAGCTCGACCGCAGCCTGCTCGAGGCGGTCAAGGACCCGCTGACCCACCTGGTCCGCAACGCCGTCGACCACGGCATCGAGGACACCGACCGGCGGGTCGCCGCGGGCAAGAGCCCCGAGGGGACGCTCACGCTGCGGGCGTACCACGAGGGCGGGCACGTCGCGGTCGAGGTGGCCGACGACGGCGCCGGCATGGACGTCGACCGGATCGCGCAGAAGGCGGTCGAGAAGGGCCTGCTCCGGCCCGAACAGGTCGCCAACATGGACAAGCGCGAGATCATGGCGATGGTCTTCCAGCCCGGGTTCTCCACCGCGACCAAGGTGACCAACGTGTCCGGCCGCGGCGTCGGCATGGACGTCGTCAAGACCAACATCGAGCGGATCGGCGGCGCGGTCAGCGTCGACTCGACGCTGGGCCAGGGCACGGTCTGGCGCCTCACGATCCCGCTGACCCTGGCCATCATCCAGGCGCTCACCGTCGACTGCGGCGACCAGCGGTACGTGGTGCCGCAGGTGGCCGTCCTCGAGCTGGTGTTCATCGACGGGCAGTCCACGAAGATCGAGTACGCCTCGGGCGCGCCCGTCTACCGGCTGCGCGGCAAGCTGCTCCCGCTGGTCCGCCTCGACCGCACCCTGGGCCTGGACCCGGGCGGCGACCAGGGCGTCTACATCATGGTGCTGCAGGCCGACGGGCGTCGCTTCGGCCTCGTCGTGGACCGCGTCCTCAACACCGAGGAGGTCGTGGTCAAGGCCCTCAACAGCCGCTTCAAGGACATCGGCCTGTACGCCGGCGCCACGATCCTCGGCGACGGCAAGGTCGGCCTGATCCTCGACGTCTCGTCGCTGGCGCGCCGCTCGCACCTCGCGGTCGACTCCGAGCGCGAGAACCTCGTCGGCGCCTCCCGCTCCACCGGCGCGGCCGGCACCGGCGAGCGCCTGCTCATCACCGCGGTGGGCGAGCGCCGGGTGGCGATCCCGCTGGACACGGTCACCCGCCTCGAGGAATTCCCGCGGGACCGCATCGAGCACGCCGGCTCCCGCGAGGTCGTGCAGTACCGCGGTCAGATCCTTCCGCTGGTGCGGCTGTCGCACCTGCTGGGGGCGTACAGCGAGGTGGAGGAGGGCGACACCGTCTCGGTGGTCGTCTACAGCGAGGGAGGCCGCAGCGTGGCGCTGGTCGTGGACCGCATCGTCGACATCGCCGAGAACTCGACCACGGCCCGCCGCGACGCGGAGGAGGACGGCCTGGTCGGTACGGCGGTCATCCAGCAGCGCGTCACCGAGCTGCTCGACGTGCGCCGGGCGATCCTCGCCGCGGACCCGAACTTCTACAACGACATGGCCGGCGACGAGATGCTGGTGGAGGCCTGA
- a CDS encoding chemotaxis protein CheW, producing MASRQFATFEVADQLFGVEVDTVQEVLSYNEYTPVPLAPPAVGGLFNLRGQVIAAVDLRVQLGLARQALQGPVMNVILRGDGEPVSLLVDRIGEVVDLDDDAFEPPPDTLSGPTRELVTGTFKMDGRLMLALDVNQAVDTYRATT from the coding sequence ATGGCGAGCCGGCAGTTCGCCACCTTCGAGGTGGCAGACCAGTTGTTCGGGGTCGAGGTCGACACGGTGCAGGAGGTGCTCTCGTACAACGAGTACACCCCGGTTCCGCTCGCGCCGCCGGCCGTCGGCGGGCTGTTCAACCTCCGCGGCCAGGTGATCGCTGCGGTGGACCTGCGGGTCCAGCTCGGCCTCGCCCGGCAGGCCCTGCAGGGTCCGGTGATGAACGTGATCCTGCGCGGCGACGGCGAGCCGGTCAGCCTGCTCGTGGACCGCATCGGCGAGGTCGTGGACCTCGACGACGACGCGTTCGAGCCGCCGCCGGACACGCTCAGCGGGCCCACCCGCGAGCTGGTCACCGGGACGTTCAAGATGGACGGCCGGCTGATGCTGGCCCTCGACGTCAACCAGGCCGTCGACACGTACCGAGCCACCACCTGA